Within the Blastopirellula marina genome, the region CTGCGAGGGAAAGATGCTATGGGTTACCCTATTGTAGATCGCCAGCGACGATTTGGTTACCCAGCCCGCCGGCGGTGCGGGGTTGGCAATGCCTGCAAGGCGGGGGAAGATAGAACGTCTCGAATTCATCCAGATCCCGGGGAATGCACCTGTGCAGATTGGCAACACGCAGATCGTTGACACCTTCGCTGAAGCGTTCGGCATGGTCTACACGCGGCTGATTATCACCGCCTTCGACGACCACTGGCTGCAGGCCGCCACCCACGAAGCTTGCGGCTACGGCAGCAGCGTGATAGCCTGCGACGCCGAAGTGGGTGTCGAACGACTCCTTTCCCCAGACGAATCGCCTGATGGCCGCCCCGGCGCTTCGGTGCTGGCCTTTGGTTTCTCGGCCGATGCGTTGGCCAAAGCCATCACCAAACGGGTCGGCCAGTGCGTGATGACCTGCGCGTCGACGGCCGTCTTCGATGGTCTACCTGCGGCTGAAAAAAGGATGCCGCTGGGCAAATCCCTTCGCTACTTTGGCGACGGCTTCCAGAAAAGCAAAGTCATCGCCGGCACACGTTACTGGCGGATTCCCGTCATGGATGGCGAATTCTTCTGCGTCGAGTCGCTCGGCATCGAGAAAGGGGTCGCCGGCGGCAACATCATCTTTCAGGCCGTCGATCAAAAGTTGGCGCTAACCGCCGCTCGCCAGGCGATCGAGGCCCTTGCTCCGCTGGCCGATATTATCGCGCCGTTTCCCGGCGGCGTGGCTCGCAGCGGCAGCAAAGTGGGCTCGAAGTATAAGAGTCTGAGGGCTTCGACCTCCGACACCAACTGCCCCACGCTACGGGGGCGGGTCGAATCCCAAGTGGTCGAAGGTGCCAACTGCGTGCTGGAGATTGTCTTGGATGGTACCAGCGAAGAGGCCGTCGCCCTGGGAATGAAAACGGCCATGTATGCCGCCGCCACCGAAGGAGTGCTGGTCATTTCGGCCGGCAACTACGGGGGGAAGCTCGGCAAGTTTCACTTCCATCTGAAAGACCTGGTGTAGCGCCCGCCGCTTGCAAGAAATAATTGAACCCAGGCCGCATCCGAGCAGCCTGGGTACCAGGGGAAAGTTCATTAATCGAAGCGCGACAGAAGCGTTAGTCTCGCATCGCGCTGATAATGGAATCGCAGGAAATACGCCGTTCGGCTATCTGACCAAGATCGTTCAACGAACGACGCTGGCCGACATTGTTCCAGGCATTGATTTCGGCCAGTTCCGGCATCAAGTCGACCAGTTGATCGACCAGCACCTCGGCCAGAATTCCGATGTTGGCTTCCTGAGTCCGCTCGGAAATTGCCTTGACCGTTTTCATGATCCGCACCAGCTTGGCACGTTCACGAATCGGCGACGAAAGATTGTTCTGGGGTTCTTCCAGAAGGTCCGCGATCGGCACATCCAAGATGTCAGCCCATTGCGAGAGTTGCGAGACCAATAGATCGGTGTCAGGCTTCTCTTCTTCACGCACCTGAGAAGCGGGCATGCCCAACTTTCTGGAGGCCGTGCGAAGCGAAACACCTTGTTGTTTGCGAAGTTCGCGGATGCGATGCAGCTTACGAGGGGACCTGTTGCCCATCTCGGAAGGCGCGAACGCGTATACCGCGGGATCCATAGTAAATGGAACCGTTGCCATGAGAAGTCCTCCCTTGTTCCGGAGGCTTGACCGACTGCCGCAGGGCCAAAGTCAGTAGCAACGCAAAGACTACACAACAGCAATCTTACCAATCAGCGCGCGGGCGCTAAGTGCAAGGGTTGTTGGAATGCTTCTTGTCTGTTCCGTTTACTGCGAACCAAGGCCGTTTGGCTGGGGTGCCTAGTCCCGTCT harbors:
- a CDS encoding helix-turn-helix domain-containing protein, with the translated sequence MATVPFTMDPAVYAFAPSEMGNRSPRKLHRIRELRKQQGVSLRTASRKLGMPASQVREEEKPDTDLLVSQLSQWADILDVPIADLLEEPQNNLSSPIRERAKLVRIMKTVKAISERTQEANIGILAEVLVDQLVDLMPELAEINAWNNVGQRRSLNDLGQIAERRISCDSIISAMRD
- the fhcD gene encoding formylmethanofuran--tetrahydromethanopterin N-formyltransferase — its product is MQIPGNAPVQIGNTQIVDTFAEAFGMVYTRLIITAFDDHWLQAATHEACGYGSSVIACDAEVGVERLLSPDESPDGRPGASVLAFGFSADALAKAITKRVGQCVMTCASTAVFDGLPAAEKRMPLGKSLRYFGDGFQKSKVIAGTRYWRIPVMDGEFFCVESLGIEKGVAGGNIIFQAVDQKLALTAARQAIEALAPLADIIAPFPGGVARSGSKVGSKYKSLRASTSDTNCPTLRGRVESQVVEGANCVLEIVLDGTSEEAVALGMKTAMYAAATEGVLVISAGNYGGKLGKFHFHLKDLV